The following are encoded in a window of Brevibacillus sp. DP1.3A genomic DNA:
- a CDS encoding metallophosphoesterase, giving the protein MLIQTQVHTIFMLVGPTECGKTTFAKEVLMPRLSVADEQKNVKANVQYISSDSIRQELLGYDYDKYDQVMLEASEQAFQLLFEKLRLVTSFPINAEFVVVDTTGLAEDFRSKVREIAAENNYRLEVILFDYRNRDDYYASERSKKWITNHILRLKQEVLRALAKEGYHDIHRIRHKDFYVLADGVANPRYEVLIENKDAYLATILPKDQTYIIIGDIHECVHELKGLLQNYGFKLEDNRLISTEKVQHTKIIVAGDWIDKGAQTKEIIEFLYENQQHFLFVLGNHENFVYKYLRKELKGVEPQLLDTYFDSTHVLEKDADLTAMFNHLYTLAQPFYRSNALTGPSYYVTHAPCKKKYIGKLDANSMRRQRNFRIDRTASLEEQLAFLTVEAVSNHPYHIFGHIAAQKTFRLKNKLHLDTGCVHGNALTSVVIAHKPFFKSFQSEHRVMTEELPILFHAEKQVSMGDLEEEELRRLRYCSQNKVNFISGTMPPADKDEATQELESLKAGLDYFANRGIHQVVLQPKYMGSRCNLYLHHDRDKCFAISRNGYAINQVDLTPIYDKLHARFREYMEQNEMAMLILDGELLPWSAIGKGLIEKQFKPIESALRSEFAFLQESGFEEALHQLVHNYDESGFEKDQFHLSKSALTEKFGSLLYQNYKYVREIKESYVPVDKHLEAYHIYQKQMELYAGEGELDYKPFSILKAVYLNGDEQLPNWKTSDMYRIVNDDHILAIDLSEPNAYEQATRYFSTITLENKMEGIVIKPELIDQKVVPAMKVRNPEYLAIIYGYDYRFPHKYRKLFNQKNITKKLKTSMQEHRLGERMLGFKFDDISPENTEYQKAVATMLFEVAKEKEIDPRL; this is encoded by the coding sequence ATGCTGATACAGACGCAGGTTCACACGATTTTTATGCTCGTCGGTCCCACCGAATGTGGGAAAACGACTTTTGCCAAGGAAGTACTCATGCCGAGGCTTTCTGTTGCAGATGAACAAAAAAACGTAAAAGCAAATGTCCAATACATTTCCTCGGATAGCATTCGCCAGGAACTGTTGGGCTATGATTACGACAAGTATGATCAGGTGATGCTGGAGGCTAGTGAGCAGGCATTTCAGCTCCTGTTTGAAAAGCTGCGCTTGGTGACTTCGTTTCCGATCAACGCCGAATTCGTGGTTGTAGATACAACAGGGCTAGCAGAAGACTTCCGCTCGAAAGTCCGCGAAATTGCAGCAGAGAACAATTACCGCTTGGAAGTGATCCTCTTTGATTATCGCAATCGGGATGATTACTACGCATCCGAGCGATCAAAAAAATGGATTACCAACCATATTCTCCGGTTGAAGCAAGAAGTGCTCCGAGCATTAGCCAAGGAAGGGTACCACGACATTCACCGAATACGGCACAAAGATTTTTATGTACTAGCTGATGGGGTGGCTAATCCTCGTTATGAGGTCTTGATCGAAAATAAGGATGCATATCTGGCTACGATCCTTCCCAAAGACCAAACATACATCATCATCGGAGACATTCACGAATGCGTCCATGAATTGAAAGGTCTCCTGCAAAACTACGGATTCAAGCTCGAGGACAATCGTCTCATCTCGACTGAAAAGGTACAGCATACCAAAATCATTGTCGCAGGGGACTGGATCGACAAAGGAGCGCAAACCAAGGAGATCATCGAGTTTCTATACGAAAATCAACAGCATTTCTTGTTTGTTCTCGGTAACCACGAAAATTTTGTCTACAAGTACTTGCGCAAGGAACTAAAAGGGGTAGAACCACAGTTACTGGATACTTATTTTGATTCCACACACGTCTTGGAAAAAGACGCTGATTTAACAGCGATGTTCAATCACCTGTATACGCTGGCTCAGCCGTTTTATCGATCTAACGCACTGACTGGCCCGTCCTATTATGTAACACATGCTCCCTGCAAAAAGAAGTACATTGGAAAGCTTGATGCGAATTCGATGCGGCGCCAACGCAATTTTCGGATAGACCGAACAGCTTCTTTGGAAGAGCAACTCGCATTTTTGACGGTTGAAGCAGTCAGTAACCATCCGTACCATATTTTTGGACATATCGCGGCACAAAAAACGTTTCGCCTGAAGAACAAGCTCCATCTCGATACCGGATGTGTGCACGGAAATGCTTTGACCTCCGTCGTGATCGCACACAAGCCGTTTTTCAAGTCGTTTCAGTCTGAGCATCGGGTGATGACAGAGGAACTACCGATCTTGTTCCATGCAGAAAAACAAGTATCCATGGGAGATTTGGAAGAGGAAGAACTCCGTCGACTCCGTTACTGCTCGCAAAATAAGGTCAATTTTATTTCCGGAACGATGCCTCCGGCGGATAAGGATGAGGCGACTCAGGAGTTGGAGTCGTTGAAGGCGGGGCTGGACTATTTCGCAAATCGAGGTATTCATCAAGTCGTGTTGCAGCCGAAATACATGGGTTCGAGATGCAATCTCTATCTCCATCATGATCGCGACAAATGCTTTGCGATTAGCAGAAACGGTTATGCCATCAATCAGGTTGATTTGACACCGATTTATGACAAGCTCCATGCAAGGTTCCGCGAATACATGGAGCAGAATGAAATGGCGATGCTCATCTTGGACGGCGAATTGTTGCCGTGGAGTGCAATAGGGAAGGGCTTGATCGAAAAGCAGTTCAAACCAATCGAATCCGCGCTTCGCAGTGAATTTGCATTTTTGCAGGAAAGCGGTTTTGAAGAGGCGCTTCACCAACTCGTTCACAACTATGACGAGAGCGGATTCGAAAAAGACCAGTTCCACCTATCCAAGAGTGCGCTCACGGAAAAATTCGGTTCACTCTTGTATCAAAACTACAAGTATGTGCGAGAAATCAAAGAGAGTTACGTTCCTGTCGACAAGCATTTGGAGGCCTATCACATTTACCAAAAACAGATGGAACTCTATGCAGGAGAAGGGGAGCTTGACTACAAGCCTTTTTCCATTCTAAAGGCCGTCTATTTGAATGGAGACGAGCAATTGCCGAATTGGAAAACATCCGATATGTATCGCATCGTAAATGACGATCATATTCTCGCCATCGATTTGTCTGAGCCGAATGCGTATGAACAAGCGACACGTTACTTTTCCACGATTACACTGGAAAACAAAATGGAAGGCATCGTGATCAAGCCAGAGTTGATCGATCAGAAGGTCGTGCCTGCCATGAAGGTTCGCAATCCGGAGTACTTGGCAATTATTTATGGCTACGATTACCGTTTCCCTCACAAGTATCGCAAGCTTTTCAATCAGAAAAATATTACGAAAAAGCTCAAGACTTCGATGCAGGAACACAGGCTGGGTGAGCGGATGCTTGGTTTCAAATTCGACGACATTTCTCCAGAAAATACGGAGTATCAAAAAGCAGTCGCAACGATGCTCTTTGAAGTGGCGAAGGAAAAAGAGATCGATCCGCGGTTGTAA
- a CDS encoding bifunctional 2-polyprenyl-6-hydroxyphenol methylase/3-demethylubiquinol 3-O-methyltransferase UbiG: MAIVQLQSENPDFSYMIKKNPNSGLSLRSIRKGIAYGWFSNTDTYNVYFKDAENEVSYKQSEQEHFEYLNVSRYNTPLFPLNAINEFFSAPMKQHDERDVEGYEHVFFINMIHIERLLYLTFFEKHLKDFTFELKHHADKSYALTITTRTSLHQLLHVVSVLCLFLSMLGKEYIDISDNILDKYIKSIHVIDAPFYIRSLFARNFLTTRERYRKYKAEIEKTSRYPIQLEYGSTGLQRRNYIASKLPFTKSIVDIGCGEGFYAIPFATKLPQYYYAIDIDEQSLELVRRRAGEKEISNLILFRSLDQFLQDYNGEQVDVILTEVIEHMSKEEARAFIKQICSRLDFDHFIITTPNADFNQFYELEGYRHDDHKWEMGQEEFQAWMTEIMEKAGVQGQFVSIGDGVNDIHTTQGVIVQRKGA, encoded by the coding sequence ATGGCCATTGTTCAGCTACAATCAGAGAACCCGGACTTTTCGTACATGATCAAGAAAAATCCGAATTCCGGACTGAGTTTACGATCCATTCGAAAAGGCATCGCATACGGGTGGTTTTCTAATACGGATACATATAACGTTTACTTTAAAGATGCAGAAAATGAGGTTTCCTACAAACAATCCGAACAGGAGCATTTTGAATATTTGAATGTCTCCCGGTACAATACACCCTTGTTTCCGTTAAATGCGATCAATGAATTTTTTTCCGCTCCGATGAAGCAACACGACGAGCGGGATGTTGAAGGGTACGAGCATGTTTTTTTCATTAATATGATTCACATCGAACGACTGCTGTATCTGACATTTTTTGAGAAGCACCTCAAGGATTTCACCTTTGAACTCAAGCACCACGCCGATAAAAGCTACGCTTTGACCATCACAACGAGAACGAGTCTGCATCAGCTTCTCCACGTCGTGAGCGTGCTCTGTCTATTCTTGAGTATGCTTGGAAAAGAGTACATCGATATATCCGATAACATCCTGGATAAATACATCAAAAGCATCCATGTTATCGACGCACCTTTTTACATACGAAGCCTGTTCGCTCGCAACTTCCTGACAACCAGAGAGCGCTATCGCAAGTACAAGGCTGAGATCGAGAAGACAAGCCGCTACCCCATTCAATTGGAGTATGGCAGCACCGGTTTGCAGAGAAGGAACTACATCGCGAGTAAGCTTCCTTTTACGAAATCCATTGTGGATATCGGATGCGGAGAAGGCTTTTATGCGATCCCGTTCGCTACCAAGCTGCCGCAGTATTACTATGCGATCGATATCGATGAACAATCACTGGAATTAGTCAGACGCAGGGCAGGGGAAAAAGAAATCTCGAATCTGATTTTGTTCCGCTCGCTTGATCAGTTTTTACAGGATTATAACGGTGAGCAGGTAGATGTCATTTTAACTGAAGTCATTGAGCATATGAGCAAAGAAGAAGCGAGAGCGTTCATTAAGCAAATCTGTAGTCGATTGGATTTTGACCATTTTATCATTACGACACCGAACGCGGATTTTAATCAGTTCTATGAGCTGGAAGGCTATCGCCACGACGATCATAAATGGGAAATGGGACAAGAAGAGTTCCAGGCATGGATGACCGAGATTATGGAAAAAGCCGGGGTGCAGGGGCAATTTGTATCCATAGGTGACGGCGTGAATGACATACACACCACACAAGGCGTCATTGTCCAGAGAAAGGGGGCGTAA
- a CDS encoding MerR family transcriptional regulator: MPYYKPIEIARELHISTSALRHYESWGVVPAPDRADNGYRLYTEIHLAYFRCLRAMFPGFGVAVTCEVLRSLQKADMDAAFWLVNKEQANLQQEKVAADQTLELLENLDLPLPPNKKWRNRMTIGEVAAYTGVTTSAIRHWEKEGLLVLPRDPENGYRQFTPMDIRKILLIRTLRNTVYFLTNMKEIVQAVENQSIEQAKKVTADAIRSIHDRNRHQMYGVRRLVELCEVLKLL, from the coding sequence ATGCCTTATTACAAGCCGATTGAGATCGCTCGCGAGCTACATATTAGCACGAGTGCTTTGCGCCATTATGAATCATGGGGAGTCGTTCCTGCTCCAGATCGTGCAGACAATGGTTATCGACTGTATACAGAAATTCATCTTGCCTATTTTCGTTGCCTGCGCGCCATGTTTCCCGGCTTTGGGGTCGCTGTCACCTGTGAAGTCCTTCGATCGCTTCAAAAAGCGGATATGGATGCTGCATTTTGGCTCGTGAATAAAGAACAGGCCAACCTCCAACAAGAGAAGGTCGCAGCAGACCAAACACTCGAACTTTTGGAAAATCTCGATCTCCCCTTGCCTCCAAACAAAAAGTGGCGAAACCGCATGACGATTGGTGAAGTCGCTGCTTACACAGGAGTCACAACGTCTGCGATTCGCCATTGGGAAAAAGAAGGCTTGCTTGTACTGCCACGCGATCCTGAGAATGGCTACCGCCAATTCACTCCCATGGATATACGGAAGATTTTGCTTATCCGCACATTGCGCAATACGGTGTATTTTTTAACGAATATGAAAGAAATTGTACAAGCAGTAGAAAATCAAAGTATTGAGCAAGCAAAAAAAGTGACGGCAGATGCGATCAGGAGCATTCACGATCGCAATCGCCATCAGATGTACGGTGTTAGGCGGTTGGTTGAATTGTGTGAGGTATTGAAGCTCTTGTGA
- a CDS encoding enoyl-CoA hydratase/isomerase family protein produces the protein MSVEEVVLYKNEKGIVTLTLNRPEALNALNRDVLNQLSTILDRIKTDPSVKAVILTGAGEKAFSAGADISYLHQATPLEVRDFAQLAVSVTSQIESLGKVVVAAMNGYALGGGLEIAESCTLRIAVHHAKMGHPEVRIGAVAGFGGTTRLPRLIGKGRAAELLLTGSAIDADEAYRMGLVNRVVSHERLLAETEEVLQEILSQSPLAVKLTWDAIHRGSNLTVEESALLGADYFGLVASTEDFREGTKAFLDETPPRFTGR, from the coding sequence ATGAGCGTTGAAGAGGTTGTTTTGTACAAGAATGAGAAAGGAATCGTGACCCTTACGCTAAACAGACCAGAGGCATTGAATGCATTGAACCGAGATGTCCTTAATCAGCTTTCGACCATCTTAGACAGGATCAAAACTGATCCCAGTGTGAAAGCGGTCATCCTTACAGGGGCGGGAGAAAAAGCTTTTTCGGCCGGTGCCGACATCTCGTATCTGCATCAGGCGACACCGCTGGAAGTAAGGGATTTTGCTCAGTTGGCCGTTTCAGTGACCAGTCAAATCGAATCGTTGGGGAAAGTAGTCGTTGCTGCAATGAACGGCTATGCGTTAGGCGGGGGCCTTGAGATCGCAGAATCGTGCACGCTGCGTATTGCGGTTCATCATGCCAAAATGGGACATCCCGAAGTACGAATTGGAGCAGTGGCGGGCTTTGGTGGAACAACCAGACTCCCTAGGCTAATAGGAAAAGGCCGCGCCGCGGAGTTGCTTCTTACAGGATCAGCGATAGATGCGGATGAAGCATACCGAATGGGACTGGTAAATCGGGTCGTTTCGCATGAGCGGCTACTGGCAGAAACAGAGGAGGTTCTCCAAGAAATTTTGTCTCAGTCTCCGCTGGCAGTGAAACTAACATGGGATGCGATTCATCGAGGGAGTAACCTGACAGTAGAGGAGTCCGCACTTCTAGGCGCAGACTACTTCGGACTCGTGGCATCCACCGAAGACTTCCGGGAAGGAACCAAAGCTTTCTTAGACGAGACTCCACCGCGTTTTACAGGGAGATAA
- the gnd gene encoding phosphogluconate dehydrogenase (NAD(+)-dependent, decarboxylating), with translation MKLAILGLGKMGYNLTLNLLSHQHEVVAYDVDSTRAEELSHEGAIPAFSVEDAVAKLPTPRVIWLMVPAGEIVDQLVDQLSTLLAAGDIVIDGGNSHYKQSLDRYARLKEKGIHFMDAGTSGGMEGARHGACMMIGGDREAFTHIEPMIRDINVENGYLYAGEAGSGHFLKMIHNGIEYGMMQAIGEGFEVLAKSQYNYDFAEVARVWANGSVIRGWLMDLTERAFRKDAKLDEIRGVMHSSGEGKWTLETALDLQAATPVIAMSLLMRYRSLDEDTFHGKVVAALRNEFGGHAVEKK, from the coding sequence ATGAAACTGGCGATCCTCGGATTAGGAAAAATGGGGTACAATCTCACGCTTAATTTGCTCTCACATCAGCATGAGGTCGTAGCCTATGATGTAGATTCTACGCGTGCAGAAGAGTTGAGTCATGAAGGTGCGATTCCAGCATTTTCGGTGGAAGACGCTGTGGCGAAGCTGCCGACACCTCGTGTAATATGGCTGATGGTACCTGCAGGCGAGATTGTGGATCAATTGGTTGATCAACTCTCTACCTTGCTAGCTGCCGGAGATATCGTCATTGACGGTGGCAACTCTCATTACAAGCAATCGTTAGATCGCTATGCTCGCTTAAAGGAAAAGGGCATTCACTTCATGGATGCAGGTACGAGCGGAGGTATGGAGGGAGCGCGCCACGGAGCATGTATGATGATTGGTGGAGATCGGGAAGCATTCACTCATATTGAGCCGATGATTCGGGACATTAACGTCGAAAACGGATATTTATACGCAGGGGAAGCGGGCAGCGGCCACTTCTTAAAAATGATTCATAACGGAATCGAGTACGGCATGATGCAGGCGATCGGGGAAGGCTTTGAGGTACTTGCGAAAAGCCAGTATAACTACGATTTTGCTGAGGTCGCACGCGTGTGGGCAAATGGTTCCGTCATTCGAGGCTGGCTGATGGACTTAACAGAGCGAGCTTTTCGAAAAGACGCCAAGCTCGATGAAATCCGTGGGGTCATGCATTCTTCCGGGGAAGGAAAATGGACGCTGGAAACCGCGCTGGATCTACAGGCAGCTACACCTGTGATTGCGATGTCCTTGCTGATGCGTTACCGTTCGTTGGACGAGGATACTTTCCACGGAAAAGTGGTCGCAGCCTTGCGCAATGAATTTGGCGGACATGCCGTAGAAAAGAAATAA